The following are encoded together in the Silurus meridionalis isolate SWU-2019-XX chromosome 2, ASM1480568v1, whole genome shotgun sequence genome:
- the LOC124376622 gene encoding uncharacterized protein LOC124376622 isoform X2: MVKYRLVGITTKDYLSWTEVHSEKISPEGEKSTSAENGVVQTEVQSPFHSLSPVAEEDTQTHEDGSRKEEELEFPHDLLPSIDLSTELNLTWGASFSQNGAAVSKENASLLQLQSAGTIQENAPSHQSSATLLDRELQEAIQECEEQIASFGMSSHSISSCSTDQIGSRLSEAMSATDDEEIKGAKIREDPMSFPILLADSQTGCYQSCHGDVGAQATDLASFTEQPVFCFRDYILGKTQPEQATVQYPKEHSEKLLSEPMNEFQIMAERETNTDSTKSADRNEHLIEHDSTAEAVKETELNEIHEIQAQPEDVSLVDFKDSANEEDQTITYPVEKTPEPGTQIITTTAMDKTSLKEFITENVFECNWKELNTQPLLESEKKAQSITKTKAQSETNPDLKTEEDNQIELLDKIGQMELLCSLPPESLSNQAHLTPLEATTAPTLDHLQTIKQQDISIGKDGSCKSISEHATLNLNSTREAEHEKCVITVSTGCTVIDFRDVKGKTHEHEKGCSSEACPLEKKEVEEEENVFFIGSEAGTHTVVRGKSHSLSSTGTKGIKTEEESALEEASASAVDFTPPLMTSTMPEMRECEGVGEKGTGDLERVKMTEKGYLDEPTELQETNKSLCSHGKPNKIIAAEVHSFSLSFPQTNNSPAKDAKEAEAASEVRWSSKMLQNSEENEENEEKGGGLLVDCSLGMDSLSAAGEKETGTASVRDMTVVAASTTEFNDGCDWKRKSSESLEKGGEGGTEEGRGKERGGAETLYREQALSLTEAKSYPLHDNGLKLVPPQQKDELVTLTTADIANTALPLLTNNKTTASSLYNPSSPDFLPNSTDTESEEASEIKDRKNKSLNALDEKQPDSNNLHLTAASANLTAQTSYQQVQNTSSTQIEISSTQQNKAGTAKDTSYKTENQHLSSTSQLDKWSTTASFNKVNKGTGGSQEDMPRQVTGFASLPPLTFHENLWHPVSESSFNFQGLFGNKKPDPPQKTAYTTCESTSVAKVREENMTVNENPEKQIDVKIIHDLKDKTANNLAMSAEELLKNVRTNDPDKTQEKEETLIFTRSTLEHKPPLEDTNENRVKLQDNVLEEIGSDKVIGLSDLVLSNEDRNSAVVLTTKEVNEKVDKLGESDVKKFVKTIFRTF; encoded by the exons ATGGTAAAGTATAGGTTAGTGGGAATAACTACAAAAGATTATTTGAGCTGG acTGAAGTTCATAGTGAGAAGATCAGTCCTGAGGGGGAGAAATCCACCAGCGCAGAGAATGGAGTAGTCCAGACTGAAGTGCAATCTCCATTCCACAGTCTCAGTCCCGTGGCGGAGGAAGACACACAAACTCACGAGGACGGAAGCAGAAAAGAAGAGGAACTAGAGTTTCCCCATGACCTGCTGCCCAGCATAGATCTGAGCACTGAGCTCAACCTCACCTGGGGAGCTTCATTCAG CCAAAATGGAGCAGCAGTTTCCAAAGAGAACGCATCTCTTCTGCAACTCCAGTCAGCTGGAACGATTCAGGAAAATGCACCATCACACCAGTCCTCAGCAACGCTGCTGGACCGTGAGCTCCAAGAAGCCATTCAGGAATGTGAGGAACAAATAGCCTCATTTGGCATGTCCTCACACTCAATCAGTTCATGCAGTACAGATCAGATTGGCAGCCGTTTGTCAGAGGCCATGTCTGCAACTGATGATGAGGAAATCAAAGGTGCAAAAATCAGGGAGGATCCCATGTCATTTCCAATTTTACTGGCAGACTCTCAAACAGGATGTTACCAGAGTTGCCATGGAGATGTTGGAGCACAAGCTACTGATTTAGCATCTTTTACAGAGCAGCCTGTGTTTTGCTTTAGAGACTATATACTAGGGAAAACACAGCCAGAGCAGGCCACGGTTCAATATCCCAAAGAACACAGTGAGAAATTGCTCAGTGAACCAATGAATGAATTTCAGATAATGGCTGAAAGGGAAACAAACACTGACTCAACAAAATCTGCAGATAGAAATGAACACTTAATAGAACATGATTCAACAGCAGAGGCAGTTAAAGAAactgaattaaatgaaatacatgAAATACAAGCACAGCCAGAAGATGTCAGCTTAGTAGATTTCAAAGACTCTGCAAATGAGGAGGATCAGACTATAACATATCCTGTGGAAAAAACACCAGAACCTGGCACACAGATTATAACCACTACAGCCATGGATAAAACATCACTAAAAGaatttataacagaaaatgtttttgagtGCAATTGGAAAGAGCTTAACACACAGCCATTGCTGGAATCAGAGAAGAAGGCACAAAGTATTACTAAAACAAAGGCTCAGTCAGAAACAAACCCTGATCTTAAAACTGAAGAAGATAATCAGATTGAGTTGTTAGACAAAATTGGACAGATGGAGCTTCTCTGCTCTTTACCTCCAGAGTCTCTATCTAATCAGGCTCATCTTACTCCACTGGAGGCAACAACTGCCCCCACACTGGACCATCTACAGACAATTAAACAACAGGATATCAGTATTGGGAAAGATGGATCATGTAAGTCAATATCAGAACATGCAACCCTAAACTTAAACTCAACAAGGGAAGCTGAACATGAGAAATGTGTAATTACGGTATCTACTGGTTGCACTGTGATTGATTTTAGAGATGTTAAAGGCAAAACACATGAGCATGAAAAGGGATGCAGTTCAGAGGCATGTCCACTGGAAAagaaggaggtggaggaggaggagaatgtgttttttattggcAGTGAAGctggcacacacacagtggtgcgGGGGAAATCACACTCTCTGAGCAGTACTGGTACTAAAGGGATAAAGACGGAGGAGGAGAGTGCCCTTGAGGAGGCTTCAGCATCAGCCGTTGATTTCACACCACCACTGATGACATCCACGATGCCCGAAATGAGAGAATGCGAGGGAGTCGGAGAGAAAGGAACTGGAGATTTGGAAAGAGTGAAGATGACAGAGAAAGGATATTTAGATGAACCCACAGAATTACAGGAAACAAATAAATCTTTGTGTTCTCATGGAAAGCCGAATAAAATCATTGCAGCAGAAGTGCACTCATTTTCGCTAAGCTTTCCACAGACTAATAACTCACCTGCAAAGGATGCTAAGGAGGCAGAAGCAGCATCTGAGGTGAGATGGAGCAGCAAGATGCTACAAAACTCtgaagagaatgaagagaatgaagagaagGGAGGAGGTCTGTTAGTTGATTGCTCCCTGGGGATGGACTCTCTCTCTGCAGctggtgagaaagagacaggcACAGCCAGTGTTAGGGACATGACTGTGGTCGCTGCCTCTACAACAGAGTTTAACGATGGATGTGATTGGAAGAGAAAGAGCTCTGAGTCATTGGAGAAGGGAGGAGAGGGAGGAACAGAGGAagggagaggaaaagaaaggggTGGAGCAGAGACTTTATACAGAGAGCAGGCACTGTCCTTGACAGAGGCTAAATCTTATCCGCTCCATGACAACGGCCTGAAACTGGTGCCACCGCAGCAAAAGGATGAACTTGTCACTTTGACCACAGCAGACATAGCTAACACAGCCTTGCCTTTGTTgaccaacaacaaaacaaccgcCAGCAGCTTATACAACCCATCCTCTCCTGACTTCCTCCCAAACAGcacagacacagagagcgaGGAAGCATCAGAGATAAAGGATCGTAAGAATAAGAGTTTGAATGCGTTGGATGAAAAACAGCCAGACAgcaataatttacatttgacaGCTGCTTCAGCAAATCTTACTGCGCAGACCAGCTATCAACAGGTACAGAATACTTCATCGACTCAAATTGAGATTAGCAGCACCCAACAGAACAAGGCGGGGACAGCAAAAGACACAAGCTATAAGACTGAAAACCAGCATCTATCATCTACATCTCAGCTGGACAAGTGGAGCACCACTGCAAGTTTTAATAAGGTGAATAAAGGAACCGGGGGCTCTCAAGAAGACATGCCACGCCAGGTGACTGGGTTTGCCTCTCTGCCACCACTAACATTTCATGAGAATCTGTGGCACCCAGTAAGTGAGTCAAGCTTTAACTTTCAGGGGTTATTTGGCAACAAAAAACCAGACCCACCTCAAAAAACAGCTTATACCACATGCGAAAGCACCAGTGTGGCTAAGGTGAGAGAGGAAAACATGACTGTGAATGAAAATCCTGAAAAGCAGATTgatgtaaaaataatacatgatttaaaagataaaactgctaataatcttgcAATGAGTGCTGAAGAGTTACTGAAGAATGTGAGAACTAATGATCCTGACAAGACTCAAGAAAAGGAGGAAACTTTAATATTCACCCGAAGCACTCTGGAGCATAAACCTCCATTAGAAGATACTAATGAAAACAGAGTTAAACTTCAGGATAATGTTTTGGAAGAAATTGGAAGTGATAAGGTGATAGGTCTTTCTGACCTTGTTCTTTCTAATGAAGATAGAAATTCTGCAGTTGTGCTCACCACCAAAGAAGTGAACGAAAAAGTAGATAAATTAGGGGAAAGTGATGTAAAGAAATTTGTCAAGACCATTTTCAGAACATTCTGA
- the LOC124376622 gene encoding uncharacterized protein LOC124376622 isoform X1: MQFCKDYFCKPCSAAVTSPQEDMEYRMGSCIGVAHNQTEVHSEKISPEGEKSTSAENGVVQTEVQSPFHSLSPVAEEDTQTHEDGSRKEEELEFPHDLLPSIDLSTELNLTWGASFSQNGAAVSKENASLLQLQSAGTIQENAPSHQSSATLLDRELQEAIQECEEQIASFGMSSHSISSCSTDQIGSRLSEAMSATDDEEIKGAKIREDPMSFPILLADSQTGCYQSCHGDVGAQATDLASFTEQPVFCFRDYILGKTQPEQATVQYPKEHSEKLLSEPMNEFQIMAERETNTDSTKSADRNEHLIEHDSTAEAVKETELNEIHEIQAQPEDVSLVDFKDSANEEDQTITYPVEKTPEPGTQIITTTAMDKTSLKEFITENVFECNWKELNTQPLLESEKKAQSITKTKAQSETNPDLKTEEDNQIELLDKIGQMELLCSLPPESLSNQAHLTPLEATTAPTLDHLQTIKQQDISIGKDGSCKSISEHATLNLNSTREAEHEKCVITVSTGCTVIDFRDVKGKTHEHEKGCSSEACPLEKKEVEEEENVFFIGSEAGTHTVVRGKSHSLSSTGTKGIKTEEESALEEASASAVDFTPPLMTSTMPEMRECEGVGEKGTGDLERVKMTEKGYLDEPTELQETNKSLCSHGKPNKIIAAEVHSFSLSFPQTNNSPAKDAKEAEAASEVRWSSKMLQNSEENEENEEKGGGLLVDCSLGMDSLSAAGEKETGTASVRDMTVVAASTTEFNDGCDWKRKSSESLEKGGEGGTEEGRGKERGGAETLYREQALSLTEAKSYPLHDNGLKLVPPQQKDELVTLTTADIANTALPLLTNNKTTASSLYNPSSPDFLPNSTDTESEEASEIKDRKNKSLNALDEKQPDSNNLHLTAASANLTAQTSYQQVQNTSSTQIEISSTQQNKAGTAKDTSYKTENQHLSSTSQLDKWSTTASFNKVNKGTGGSQEDMPRQVTGFASLPPLTFHENLWHPVSESSFNFQGLFGNKKPDPPQKTAYTTCESTSVAKVREENMTVNENPEKQIDVKIIHDLKDKTANNLAMSAEELLKNVRTNDPDKTQEKEETLIFTRSTLEHKPPLEDTNENRVKLQDNVLEEIGSDKVIGLSDLVLSNEDRNSAVVLTTKEVNEKVDKLGESDVKKFVKTIFRTF, from the exons ATGCAGTTCTGCAAAGACTATTTCTGCAAGCCTTGTAGCGCAGCCGTCACCTCCCCTCAGGAGGACATGGAATATAGGATGGGGAGCTGCATCGGAGTCGCACACAACCAG acTGAAGTTCATAGTGAGAAGATCAGTCCTGAGGGGGAGAAATCCACCAGCGCAGAGAATGGAGTAGTCCAGACTGAAGTGCAATCTCCATTCCACAGTCTCAGTCCCGTGGCGGAGGAAGACACACAAACTCACGAGGACGGAAGCAGAAAAGAAGAGGAACTAGAGTTTCCCCATGACCTGCTGCCCAGCATAGATCTGAGCACTGAGCTCAACCTCACCTGGGGAGCTTCATTCAG CCAAAATGGAGCAGCAGTTTCCAAAGAGAACGCATCTCTTCTGCAACTCCAGTCAGCTGGAACGATTCAGGAAAATGCACCATCACACCAGTCCTCAGCAACGCTGCTGGACCGTGAGCTCCAAGAAGCCATTCAGGAATGTGAGGAACAAATAGCCTCATTTGGCATGTCCTCACACTCAATCAGTTCATGCAGTACAGATCAGATTGGCAGCCGTTTGTCAGAGGCCATGTCTGCAACTGATGATGAGGAAATCAAAGGTGCAAAAATCAGGGAGGATCCCATGTCATTTCCAATTTTACTGGCAGACTCTCAAACAGGATGTTACCAGAGTTGCCATGGAGATGTTGGAGCACAAGCTACTGATTTAGCATCTTTTACAGAGCAGCCTGTGTTTTGCTTTAGAGACTATATACTAGGGAAAACACAGCCAGAGCAGGCCACGGTTCAATATCCCAAAGAACACAGTGAGAAATTGCTCAGTGAACCAATGAATGAATTTCAGATAATGGCTGAAAGGGAAACAAACACTGACTCAACAAAATCTGCAGATAGAAATGAACACTTAATAGAACATGATTCAACAGCAGAGGCAGTTAAAGAAactgaattaaatgaaatacatgAAATACAAGCACAGCCAGAAGATGTCAGCTTAGTAGATTTCAAAGACTCTGCAAATGAGGAGGATCAGACTATAACATATCCTGTGGAAAAAACACCAGAACCTGGCACACAGATTATAACCACTACAGCCATGGATAAAACATCACTAAAAGaatttataacagaaaatgtttttgagtGCAATTGGAAAGAGCTTAACACACAGCCATTGCTGGAATCAGAGAAGAAGGCACAAAGTATTACTAAAACAAAGGCTCAGTCAGAAACAAACCCTGATCTTAAAACTGAAGAAGATAATCAGATTGAGTTGTTAGACAAAATTGGACAGATGGAGCTTCTCTGCTCTTTACCTCCAGAGTCTCTATCTAATCAGGCTCATCTTACTCCACTGGAGGCAACAACTGCCCCCACACTGGACCATCTACAGACAATTAAACAACAGGATATCAGTATTGGGAAAGATGGATCATGTAAGTCAATATCAGAACATGCAACCCTAAACTTAAACTCAACAAGGGAAGCTGAACATGAGAAATGTGTAATTACGGTATCTACTGGTTGCACTGTGATTGATTTTAGAGATGTTAAAGGCAAAACACATGAGCATGAAAAGGGATGCAGTTCAGAGGCATGTCCACTGGAAAagaaggaggtggaggaggaggagaatgtgttttttattggcAGTGAAGctggcacacacacagtggtgcgGGGGAAATCACACTCTCTGAGCAGTACTGGTACTAAAGGGATAAAGACGGAGGAGGAGAGTGCCCTTGAGGAGGCTTCAGCATCAGCCGTTGATTTCACACCACCACTGATGACATCCACGATGCCCGAAATGAGAGAATGCGAGGGAGTCGGAGAGAAAGGAACTGGAGATTTGGAAAGAGTGAAGATGACAGAGAAAGGATATTTAGATGAACCCACAGAATTACAGGAAACAAATAAATCTTTGTGTTCTCATGGAAAGCCGAATAAAATCATTGCAGCAGAAGTGCACTCATTTTCGCTAAGCTTTCCACAGACTAATAACTCACCTGCAAAGGATGCTAAGGAGGCAGAAGCAGCATCTGAGGTGAGATGGAGCAGCAAGATGCTACAAAACTCtgaagagaatgaagagaatgaagagaagGGAGGAGGTCTGTTAGTTGATTGCTCCCTGGGGATGGACTCTCTCTCTGCAGctggtgagaaagagacaggcACAGCCAGTGTTAGGGACATGACTGTGGTCGCTGCCTCTACAACAGAGTTTAACGATGGATGTGATTGGAAGAGAAAGAGCTCTGAGTCATTGGAGAAGGGAGGAGAGGGAGGAACAGAGGAagggagaggaaaagaaaggggTGGAGCAGAGACTTTATACAGAGAGCAGGCACTGTCCTTGACAGAGGCTAAATCTTATCCGCTCCATGACAACGGCCTGAAACTGGTGCCACCGCAGCAAAAGGATGAACTTGTCACTTTGACCACAGCAGACATAGCTAACACAGCCTTGCCTTTGTTgaccaacaacaaaacaaccgcCAGCAGCTTATACAACCCATCCTCTCCTGACTTCCTCCCAAACAGcacagacacagagagcgaGGAAGCATCAGAGATAAAGGATCGTAAGAATAAGAGTTTGAATGCGTTGGATGAAAAACAGCCAGACAgcaataatttacatttgacaGCTGCTTCAGCAAATCTTACTGCGCAGACCAGCTATCAACAGGTACAGAATACTTCATCGACTCAAATTGAGATTAGCAGCACCCAACAGAACAAGGCGGGGACAGCAAAAGACACAAGCTATAAGACTGAAAACCAGCATCTATCATCTACATCTCAGCTGGACAAGTGGAGCACCACTGCAAGTTTTAATAAGGTGAATAAAGGAACCGGGGGCTCTCAAGAAGACATGCCACGCCAGGTGACTGGGTTTGCCTCTCTGCCACCACTAACATTTCATGAGAATCTGTGGCACCCAGTAAGTGAGTCAAGCTTTAACTTTCAGGGGTTATTTGGCAACAAAAAACCAGACCCACCTCAAAAAACAGCTTATACCACATGCGAAAGCACCAGTGTGGCTAAGGTGAGAGAGGAAAACATGACTGTGAATGAAAATCCTGAAAAGCAGATTgatgtaaaaataatacatgatttaaaagataaaactgctaataatcttgcAATGAGTGCTGAAGAGTTACTGAAGAATGTGAGAACTAATGATCCTGACAAGACTCAAGAAAAGGAGGAAACTTTAATATTCACCCGAAGCACTCTGGAGCATAAACCTCCATTAGAAGATACTAATGAAAACAGAGTTAAACTTCAGGATAATGTTTTGGAAGAAATTGGAAGTGATAAGGTGATAGGTCTTTCTGACCTTGTTCTTTCTAATGAAGATAGAAATTCTGCAGTTGTGCTCACCACCAAAGAAGTGAACGAAAAAGTAGATAAATTAGGGGAAAGTGATGTAAAGAAATTTGTCAAGACCATTTTCAGAACATTCTGA
- the LOC124376622 gene encoding uncharacterized protein LOC124376622 isoform X3 yields the protein MGNENSSAGLPTEVHSEKISPEGEKSTSAENGVVQTEVQSPFHSLSPVAEEDTQTHEDGSRKEEELEFPHDLLPSIDLSTELNLTWGASFSQNGAAVSKENASLLQLQSAGTIQENAPSHQSSATLLDRELQEAIQECEEQIASFGMSSHSISSCSTDQIGSRLSEAMSATDDEEIKGAKIREDPMSFPILLADSQTGCYQSCHGDVGAQATDLASFTEQPVFCFRDYILGKTQPEQATVQYPKEHSEKLLSEPMNEFQIMAERETNTDSTKSADRNEHLIEHDSTAEAVKETELNEIHEIQAQPEDVSLVDFKDSANEEDQTITYPVEKTPEPGTQIITTTAMDKTSLKEFITENVFECNWKELNTQPLLESEKKAQSITKTKAQSETNPDLKTEEDNQIELLDKIGQMELLCSLPPESLSNQAHLTPLEATTAPTLDHLQTIKQQDISIGKDGSCKSISEHATLNLNSTREAEHEKCVITVSTGCTVIDFRDVKGKTHEHEKGCSSEACPLEKKEVEEEENVFFIGSEAGTHTVVRGKSHSLSSTGTKGIKTEEESALEEASASAVDFTPPLMTSTMPEMRECEGVGEKGTGDLERVKMTEKGYLDEPTELQETNKSLCSHGKPNKIIAAEVHSFSLSFPQTNNSPAKDAKEAEAASEVRWSSKMLQNSEENEENEEKGGGLLVDCSLGMDSLSAAGEKETGTASVRDMTVVAASTTEFNDGCDWKRKSSESLEKGGEGGTEEGRGKERGGAETLYREQALSLTEAKSYPLHDNGLKLVPPQQKDELVTLTTADIANTALPLLTNNKTTASSLYNPSSPDFLPNSTDTESEEASEIKDRKNKSLNALDEKQPDSNNLHLTAASANLTAQTSYQQVQNTSSTQIEISSTQQNKAGTAKDTSYKTENQHLSSTSQLDKWSTTASFNKVNKGTGGSQEDMPRQVTGFASLPPLTFHENLWHPVSESSFNFQGLFGNKKPDPPQKTAYTTCESTSVAKVREENMTVNENPEKQIDVKIIHDLKDKTANNLAMSAEELLKNVRTNDPDKTQEKEETLIFTRSTLEHKPPLEDTNENRVKLQDNVLEEIGSDKVIGLSDLVLSNEDRNSAVVLTTKEVNEKVDKLGESDVKKFVKTIFRTF from the exons ATGGGAAATGAGAACAGCTCTGCAGGCTTGCCG acTGAAGTTCATAGTGAGAAGATCAGTCCTGAGGGGGAGAAATCCACCAGCGCAGAGAATGGAGTAGTCCAGACTGAAGTGCAATCTCCATTCCACAGTCTCAGTCCCGTGGCGGAGGAAGACACACAAACTCACGAGGACGGAAGCAGAAAAGAAGAGGAACTAGAGTTTCCCCATGACCTGCTGCCCAGCATAGATCTGAGCACTGAGCTCAACCTCACCTGGGGAGCTTCATTCAG CCAAAATGGAGCAGCAGTTTCCAAAGAGAACGCATCTCTTCTGCAACTCCAGTCAGCTGGAACGATTCAGGAAAATGCACCATCACACCAGTCCTCAGCAACGCTGCTGGACCGTGAGCTCCAAGAAGCCATTCAGGAATGTGAGGAACAAATAGCCTCATTTGGCATGTCCTCACACTCAATCAGTTCATGCAGTACAGATCAGATTGGCAGCCGTTTGTCAGAGGCCATGTCTGCAACTGATGATGAGGAAATCAAAGGTGCAAAAATCAGGGAGGATCCCATGTCATTTCCAATTTTACTGGCAGACTCTCAAACAGGATGTTACCAGAGTTGCCATGGAGATGTTGGAGCACAAGCTACTGATTTAGCATCTTTTACAGAGCAGCCTGTGTTTTGCTTTAGAGACTATATACTAGGGAAAACACAGCCAGAGCAGGCCACGGTTCAATATCCCAAAGAACACAGTGAGAAATTGCTCAGTGAACCAATGAATGAATTTCAGATAATGGCTGAAAGGGAAACAAACACTGACTCAACAAAATCTGCAGATAGAAATGAACACTTAATAGAACATGATTCAACAGCAGAGGCAGTTAAAGAAactgaattaaatgaaatacatgAAATACAAGCACAGCCAGAAGATGTCAGCTTAGTAGATTTCAAAGACTCTGCAAATGAGGAGGATCAGACTATAACATATCCTGTGGAAAAAACACCAGAACCTGGCACACAGATTATAACCACTACAGCCATGGATAAAACATCACTAAAAGaatttataacagaaaatgtttttgagtGCAATTGGAAAGAGCTTAACACACAGCCATTGCTGGAATCAGAGAAGAAGGCACAAAGTATTACTAAAACAAAGGCTCAGTCAGAAACAAACCCTGATCTTAAAACTGAAGAAGATAATCAGATTGAGTTGTTAGACAAAATTGGACAGATGGAGCTTCTCTGCTCTTTACCTCCAGAGTCTCTATCTAATCAGGCTCATCTTACTCCACTGGAGGCAACAACTGCCCCCACACTGGACCATCTACAGACAATTAAACAACAGGATATCAGTATTGGGAAAGATGGATCATGTAAGTCAATATCAGAACATGCAACCCTAAACTTAAACTCAACAAGGGAAGCTGAACATGAGAAATGTGTAATTACGGTATCTACTGGTTGCACTGTGATTGATTTTAGAGATGTTAAAGGCAAAACACATGAGCATGAAAAGGGATGCAGTTCAGAGGCATGTCCACTGGAAAagaaggaggtggaggaggaggagaatgtgttttttattggcAGTGAAGctggcacacacacagtggtgcgGGGGAAATCACACTCTCTGAGCAGTACTGGTACTAAAGGGATAAAGACGGAGGAGGAGAGTGCCCTTGAGGAGGCTTCAGCATCAGCCGTTGATTTCACACCACCACTGATGACATCCACGATGCCCGAAATGAGAGAATGCGAGGGAGTCGGAGAGAAAGGAACTGGAGATTTGGAAAGAGTGAAGATGACAGAGAAAGGATATTTAGATGAACCCACAGAATTACAGGAAACAAATAAATCTTTGTGTTCTCATGGAAAGCCGAATAAAATCATTGCAGCAGAAGTGCACTCATTTTCGCTAAGCTTTCCACAGACTAATAACTCACCTGCAAAGGATGCTAAGGAGGCAGAAGCAGCATCTGAGGTGAGATGGAGCAGCAAGATGCTACAAAACTCtgaagagaatgaagagaatgaagagaagGGAGGAGGTCTGTTAGTTGATTGCTCCCTGGGGATGGACTCTCTCTCTGCAGctggtgagaaagagacaggcACAGCCAGTGTTAGGGACATGACTGTGGTCGCTGCCTCTACAACAGAGTTTAACGATGGATGTGATTGGAAGAGAAAGAGCTCTGAGTCATTGGAGAAGGGAGGAGAGGGAGGAACAGAGGAagggagaggaaaagaaaggggTGGAGCAGAGACTTTATACAGAGAGCAGGCACTGTCCTTGACAGAGGCTAAATCTTATCCGCTCCATGACAACGGCCTGAAACTGGTGCCACCGCAGCAAAAGGATGAACTTGTCACTTTGACCACAGCAGACATAGCTAACACAGCCTTGCCTTTGTTgaccaacaacaaaacaaccgcCAGCAGCTTATACAACCCATCCTCTCCTGACTTCCTCCCAAACAGcacagacacagagagcgaGGAAGCATCAGAGATAAAGGATCGTAAGAATAAGAGTTTGAATGCGTTGGATGAAAAACAGCCAGACAgcaataatttacatttgacaGCTGCTTCAGCAAATCTTACTGCGCAGACCAGCTATCAACAGGTACAGAATACTTCATCGACTCAAATTGAGATTAGCAGCACCCAACAGAACAAGGCGGGGACAGCAAAAGACACAAGCTATAAGACTGAAAACCAGCATCTATCATCTACATCTCAGCTGGACAAGTGGAGCACCACTGCAAGTTTTAATAAGGTGAATAAAGGAACCGGGGGCTCTCAAGAAGACATGCCACGCCAGGTGACTGGGTTTGCCTCTCTGCCACCACTAACATTTCATGAGAATCTGTGGCACCCAGTAAGTGAGTCAAGCTTTAACTTTCAGGGGTTATTTGGCAACAAAAAACCAGACCCACCTCAAAAAACAGCTTATACCACATGCGAAAGCACCAGTGTGGCTAAGGTGAGAGAGGAAAACATGACTGTGAATGAAAATCCTGAAAAGCAGATTgatgtaaaaataatacatgatttaaaagataaaactgctaataatcttgcAATGAGTGCTGAAGAGTTACTGAAGAATGTGAGAACTAATGATCCTGACAAGACTCAAGAAAAGGAGGAAACTTTAATATTCACCCGAAGCACTCTGGAGCATAAACCTCCATTAGAAGATACTAATGAAAACAGAGTTAAACTTCAGGATAATGTTTTGGAAGAAATTGGAAGTGATAAGGTGATAGGTCTTTCTGACCTTGTTCTTTCTAATGAAGATAGAAATTCTGCAGTTGTGCTCACCACCAAAGAAGTGAACGAAAAAGTAGATAAATTAGGGGAAAGTGATGTAAAGAAATTTGTCAAGACCATTTTCAGAACATTCTGA